A region from the Anaerolineae bacterium genome encodes:
- a CDS encoding heme ABC transporter ATP-binding protein yields the protein RPAAGGRILILDKDVTTASPRAILERGVAHVPEDRQKDGLVLSFPVADNLVLNTYYLPPFAQRGVLDREVILATAERRVREFDVRTPSVLTPVSSLSGGNQQKVIVAREFSRPIRLLIASQPTRGLDVGSIEYIHRRIIEKRDEGCAVLLVSPELDEVMNLSDRIAVMYEGQIQAILPAETATKEEIGLLMAGVRKEEVRATAG from the coding sequence GAGGCCGGCCGCCGGCGGACGCATCTTGATCCTCGACAAAGACGTGACCACCGCCTCGCCCCGCGCCATCCTGGAGCGCGGGGTCGCCCACGTGCCAGAAGACCGTCAGAAAGACGGGCTGGTGCTCTCTTTCCCGGTTGCGGACAATCTGGTACTGAACACGTACTATCTGCCGCCCTTTGCCCAGCGTGGGGTGCTGGACAGGGAGGTCATCCTGGCCACGGCCGAACGCCGCGTGCGGGAGTTCGACGTGCGCACCCCCAGCGTGCTCACCCCGGTCTCCAGCCTCTCGGGCGGCAACCAGCAAAAGGTCATTGTCGCTCGCGAATTCTCCCGCCCGATCCGCTTGCTCATCGCCTCCCAGCCGACGCGCGGATTGGACGTGGGTTCTATCGAATATATTCACCGCCGCATCATCGAAAAGCGCGATGAAGGCTGTGCGGTACTGCTGGTTTCCCCGGAACTGGACGAAGTAATGAACCTTTCCGACCGCATTGCTGTGATGTACGAGGGTCAAATCCAGGCCATCCTGCCGGCCGAAACCGCCACAAAAGAAGAAATCGGCCTGCTCATGGCGGGAGTACGAAAGGAGGAGGTCCGTGCCACTGCCGGCTGA